ATACTGTACTTTACTGTACTTTCAAAATTTTTTAAACCCAATTTTAAACCATCCTCAGTTGTCTGTGACATTCATACCACAAGAAGCAAGAATTTTAGCACActacccaattttttttaactggaattTCTGCCCCtgcggcgaccagttcaggatgtattatgcctttcgcccaaagttagctgggataggctccagcactcccgcggcccttagaaaatggatggatggaatttactCACTGGAGAGGGTGGCCTTGTCTCATGCAAGTGATAAAACCCTCATCCAGCACGATATAATGCTCAGCCAATGACGAAGAGTGATTTAGTTACCATAACGACTAGACGTGACCCTAAGTGtagctgtgcaggtgcctggaaaaaaaaaaagagcttgagCTGCAACGCACACACTAggccagggctcagcaacctttttgaggctgagggctacttcatgagcaccgatcgtattaagggctacgtgacctgtttgcagcaaatttcagactcagttcaatACAcgtatgtaaaatattttagttttaatttattgttgtaAATGAGATTATAggtgttttaaaattttaattcagataagcaagtcagattcagaatttaaagcagaaataatagtaaaatttgtggcctatggtatttttagaacacacCTTGCAGGTGCCTTACATGGTCCTTGTGGGCTACCATTTGCCCGCggcaccgtgttggtgacccctgcaaaGGCCCTACAAAGACagcatgtatttttctttatcGTGTGGAGGCCGTACCAGACCGCCAAGTAATTTTCCACTTTTTGCAATTACTCTATGAATCTGGTATGTGATGCTGCAGATGTATTACCAAACACAGATAAAGTATGCCTTCACTGAACATTTTTTCAGTGTGATATGCAACAGAGAAATACCTTGCAGAGTATAATTTGAATTTCCCTTTCAGGAATTATAAATAATGAAATAggtaagaaaataaatgtaattgattGTTGGCGAATAGCCAAATACCCGGACATCAATTTCCAACCAATTAAAAAGTACACTTTTCATAATATACTCATCACAACATATAAGAAGTGAAATAAAGTGGATCTTTAATTTTTTCTCTCCACTGAGGAACAAGCAGGGGATCTGGTGGAAATGGTGACCGCTGAGTTCGTCCGTCTGAGGGAATTtctccaggaggaggaggatcgCATCAAGCAGAAACTGCAGAAGCAAAAGGAAGAGAAACTCAGTGAGCTGGAGCAGGCGCTCACGGAGGCCACGCAGCAAATCAGCTGCCTGGAAAGCACTGCTGACCAGCTCCGCCTCAAACTGATGGAGGAAGAAAACCCTGAGCAACTCAAGGTGAGTGAGTTGAGATGTTTCGTGACGTCAGGAGTTAGGTGTGTTTGTGGCGTGAGTGCATGGAAAAGGATGCAAGTGCATGGGAAGTGATGTACACCAAGTGTGTTcaacctgtttttgttttcttctattTTAGGGAATTAAAGATTTCATTGGCGGGTGAGTAACATTATTGATGATACTTTTACgtaatttttgtgttttcttttttggtcatTACTTGATTTGTTGTACTATGACTGATTAACCACTTGGGGGCAGACTGACAAAGGTATGGACAAGAAATTCTAAAAGCACGTTTAATTAAATACTTATCAAAATTAAACGACGGTTCACATCCATGTTCTAAATATACCACAGCTATAAATTTTTAGTCTGATTTGCTtatgttatttaatttttaaaatacctgtaatgtcacatcatacaaacattaaaacgaaaatactttatgtatgtataatgaatTACgactgaagtttgctgcaaacaagtcatgtagcccttcgtacAATCAGTTCTCACGAAGTAGAACTcacctcagcctcaaaaagattCATGACCCCTGTTTTAGAGGCATTCTGGGGGGTGGCTAACGTGGATTAATGACTATGTGCCAAATGTTTAATGTGAGTCTCAGTGCCTTTTTTGCAAACAACCTGAGTCTGCTTTATTCATATAAGTCatctaaaatattttatgtattgctCCACATTAACATACCATGggacagcacggtggcgcagctggaaagcgttggcctcacagttctaaggacccgggtacAATCAATGAAATGAAACACTGTACTTGTCTAAAGGTTTGCATCTGTTCTGCGGTAAGAACCAGAGAGATTTGGGTGTTAAAATCACATCTAACAACCAAGAGGGATGTTGACTATTGAATGCAGTAATTTTAATCTCGATGACCTCATGTATTGTCTTCCTTGTGGTAATGAACATTTACCTTCATAGTTTTTGAAACCCAGCTCGAACAATGAGTCAGGATTTCTGCCTGTCCAGGGCTGAGAGCTTGTTTGAGCGGCCGTCAGATGTGAGTGTGGATCTGCAGTCAGGAGAGTTTCTGGGACCTCTGCAGTACAGAACCTGGAGGAAAATGAGCACAGTTTTTGAACCTGGTATAAAtgcacaaccacacacacacacggcataTCCAAGAGTTTCAGTGTGAGTGTGAACatatttttcccaatatttGTAGCTGTGACGGCAGTGTCACTGGATCCGGACACAGCTTACCCCTGTCTGTGGGTTTCCCTATGCCGTACCAGTGTCCAGGTTGGCAATATCCAGCCCAATCTGCCCAACAACCCGGAACGCTTCACTCGCTACAACATCGTCCTTGGCTCTGAGGCCTTTTCTTCAGGCAGACACTACTGGGAGGTGGAGGTGGGCTCCAAGACGGCGTGGGGTCTCGGCGTGGCTCGAGCTTCTGTCAACAGGAAGGATGAGATTGACCTCTGCCCCGAGGACGGTTTCTGGACTGTGGTACTGAGGGACAACGGAGATGGCACCAGCCAATATGAAGCGTGTACAGACACAGAAGAGGATAGCTTGTTATACCCGATCAGACCTCCAAGGCGGGTGGGGGTTTACCTGGACTGCGGCCGCGGCGAGGTGGCGTTTTATGACGCCGGAGACATGAGCCACCTGTTCACCTTCTATGATGCCAAATTCAACGAGCCAGTTTACCCATATTTTAATCCCTGGCCTATTATTAAAGGATATAACTGGGAGCCACTGACCATTGTCACGCCTCACTGGGGATAGATTGGTAAGCACATTTAGCTACAAgttgttgaaatgtgttttctggGTAAATGTAATGGTGGTGAAAAAAGACCGCCGTATATTCGCCAGTGGGCATTTGCAAATTCTGCGATTTTTGAGCGTGAACCTTAAATCACATTCCTTTTCTTGGGATTGGTCATAGTGTTTCTTTGACGCCATCTGGTGGCACCTCGAAGAGCTTTGTGCCATCTATCGgattttacagtacagtatgtttaGTATATAAATGATGTGCAGATTTTCCTTATTCACGGCAGGGCTAGGTCCCTAACCCCACGTATAGTGTGAGTTCACTGTAACATagataggttaaaaaaatactaaaaggaTGATAGCAAAGAAATAACCTCAAAGaacaaaata
The sequence above is drawn from the Syngnathoides biaculeatus isolate LvHL_M chromosome 11, ASM1980259v1, whole genome shotgun sequence genome and encodes:
- the LOC133508320 gene encoding zinc-binding protein A33-like, whose amino-acid sequence is MAEAGALEELQSELTCPVCLEIFREPVILECGHHFCRVCIVQCWEAKADEQSTCPKCRKTCARKLRPNSLLCNVVESVRRARAMDAVAGGGAPQVQSVPDWDPEGLPDELEEREPGSSMSSVASSVGHWPRLFGMDMCEEHEEKLKLYCEDDQLPICLVCGMSRDHKTHNVIPINEAFDNYKDKLSVALERVQQQSKDASLFQKCTNEKILLIKEQAGDLVEMVTAEFVRLREFLQEEEDRIKQKLQKQKEEKLSELEQALTEATQQISCLESTADQLRLKLMEEENPEQLKGIKDFIGGAESLFERPSDVSVDLQSGEFLGPLQYRTWRKMSTVFEPAVTAVSLDPDTAYPCLWVSLCRTSVQVGNIQPNLPNNPERFTRYNIVLGSEAFSSGRHYWEVEVGSKTAWGLGVARASVNRKDEIDLCPEDGFWTVVLRDNGDGTSQYEACTDTEEDSLLYPIRPPRRVGVYLDCGRGEVAFYDAGDMSHLFTFYDAKFNEPVYPYFNPWPIIKGYNWEPLTIVTPHWG